A portion of the Stegostoma tigrinum isolate sSteTig4 chromosome 44, sSteTig4.hap1, whole genome shotgun sequence genome contains these proteins:
- the LOC132207125 gene encoding late histone H2B.L4-like: MVDEKKAQATSKKGAKKIIKKAPAKGGKKRRKSRKESYAIYIYKVMKQVHPDTGISSKAMSIMNSFVSDIFERIAGEASRLAHYNKRSTISSREIQTAVRLLLPGELAKHAVSEGTKAVTKYTSSK, from the coding sequence ATGGTAGATGAGAAGAAAGCGCAGGCAACTTCCAAGAAGGGCGCcaagaaaatcatcaagaaggcGCCAGCGAAAGGCGGTAAGAAGAGGAGAAAgtccaggaaagaaagttacGCCATCTATATCtacaaagtgatgaagcaggttcaccccgacaccggcatctcctccaaggcgatgagcatcatgaactcgttcgtcagcgatattttcgagcgtatcgcaggggaggcttcccgcctggcccattacaacaagcgcagcaccatcagctcccgggagatccagaccgcggtgcggctgctgctgcccggggagctggccaagcacgccgtgtcggagggtacaaaggcggtgaccaagtacaccagctccaagtga
- the LOC132206882 gene encoding late histone H2A.2.2-like, with protein MSGRGKGGGGKARSKAKSRSSRAGLQFPVGRVHRLLRKGNYAERVGAGAPVYLAAVLEYLTAEILELAGNAARDNKKTRIIPRHLQLAVRNDEELNKLLGGVTIAQGGVLPNIQAVLLPKKTAAGGATKK; from the coding sequence ATGTCTGGGAGAGGAAAGGGCGGTGGCGGTAAAGCTCGGTCGAAGGCGAAGTCCCGGTCGTCCCGGGCTGGACTGCAGTTCCCGGTGGGCCGTGTTCacaggctcctgagaaagggtaactatgctgagcgtgtgggtgccggagcgccggtctatctggctgcggtgctcgagtacctgacggctgaaatcctcgagctggccggtaacgcagcccgggacaacaagaagacccgcatcatccccaggcacctccagctggccgtgcgcaacgacgaggagctcaacaagctgctgggaggtgtgaccatcgctcagggtggggtgctgcctaatatccaggccgtactgctgcccaagaaaaccgcCGCTGGGGGCGCCACTAAAAAGTGA